In the Chryseobacterium sp. MYb264 genome, one interval contains:
- a CDS encoding sensor histidine kinase, whose amino-acid sequence MKTNKLIYLHLFFWGIYLIGSILIPYFVFHSEKIILNMTFFLTSFICFYVNYFLVVPNFFDAGKLYKSVIAFLLSVTCFVTVRYSVEEMLLPATLGFRNYMEGTSFGFYFFDNIFYSSTTIFISTTFWFFKYFIQAEQEKTELIEAKKTAELQALKTQINPHFIFNSLNNIYSLVFQNSEKALPALEELSQLLRYSTKDLGEDSITLDKEIGYIDSLTALEKLRIKRPELLIIEKNINHPKLNISPMILVPFVENAFKHGDFKDKGFEMKISDDHQTLHFYLLNHKKDRMKDAVSGIGIDNVKKRLAILYPKKHELTIQNSETEFIVDLKIDLRNE is encoded by the coding sequence ATGAAAACAAACAAACTAATATACCTGCACCTTTTTTTCTGGGGAATTTACCTTATCGGTTCTATTCTTATCCCATATTTTGTATTTCATTCAGAAAAGATCATTTTGAATATGACCTTTTTTCTGACGAGTTTTATCTGTTTTTATGTGAACTATTTTTTGGTGGTTCCGAATTTCTTTGATGCAGGTAAACTCTATAAGTCGGTGATTGCATTTTTGCTGAGTGTTACCTGTTTTGTGACGGTGCGCTATTCTGTAGAAGAAATGTTGCTGCCTGCCACTCTTGGTTTTAGAAATTATATGGAGGGGACCAGCTTTGGATTTTATTTCTTCGATAATATTTTTTATAGCAGCACTACTATTTTTATCAGCACCACTTTTTGGTTTTTTAAATATTTTATACAGGCCGAACAGGAAAAAACGGAATTGATTGAAGCTAAAAAAACAGCAGAATTACAGGCCTTAAAAACACAGATTAATCCACATTTTATTTTTAATTCGTTAAATAATATTTATTCTCTGGTGTTTCAGAATTCAGAAAAAGCCTTGCCTGCATTGGAAGAATTGAGTCAGCTGTTGAGATACAGCACCAAAGATCTGGGAGAAGATAGTATTACGTTAGATAAAGAGATCGGGTATATTGATAGTTTAACGGCTCTGGAAAAATTGAGAATTAAAAGACCAGAATTATTAATTATTGAAAAAAATATCAATCATCCGAAACTGAATATTTCACCAATGATTTTGGTTCCTTTTGTAGAAAATGCTTTTAAACATGGCGATTTTAAAGATAAAGGTTTTGAAATGAAAATCTCTGACGACCATCAAACCCTGCATTTTTATCTTTTAAACCATAAAAAAGACCGTATGAAAGATGCCGTCTCAGGGATAGGAATCGATAATGTGAAGAAGAGACTGGCCATTTTATATCCAAAAAAACATGAATTAACCATACAGAACTCGGAAACGGAATTTATCGTAGATTTAAAAATTGATTTACGAAATGAATAA
- a CDS encoding TonB-dependent receptor domain-containing protein produces MKLQYIIIASLISTSIFGQVKKDSIKNIEQINLLVKKKLLERKADRLIFNVEASIASQGMDASETLANVPMLKVDENMGSISITGKSSVNVMINGRMLNLSGTALLNYLKAIRSENIAKIEVITTPPAKYEAQGNSGLINIILKKNPNLGFSGNINANLIQRTYSGFSDNGTLNYQTEKFSSSLKFNYYDSAKRTDENYDIIGISKNYSNSVRRDMWKEVTPSLTMSYKINKNSEIGVEYIYAHQKSGMDIVNTTRNISENQVEEQLLTNTFHREKLPTHTLSAYYDLKLDSLGKKLSIAGNFYKNNSDTEVNFSTLKSSDNSVQDVKTTSLISPQIFSAQADLELPFSFGNIETGVKFNQFKNASDLQYFNLVNNQYVADQEKANLFNYQEENYAAYFSYAKGFGEHWETKAGLRYENTFAESFSPSTNSKNKYNYGQWFPSAFVSYKKDKNVFSLSYSRRINRPSMSNLNPFRWYSNPYSYSSGNPLLTPSYINNFELGYVYNSKFSASIYYLKLKNAFGQISSIKDNAELDIIGTYLNYYNNNFYGMNFSYTDTFFKFWETTLSGNASYQTSDVFNVNAKTQKGYSVSYLFNNTFTLNKSKTLAFFLNYSQDLPYKNVNTSFQNFSNLNSGIKISLMEKQLQINATVTNIFAQRYRGNMTFADNTQYMNNYWDGRSFRLSVNYTFGGNKKKISKKNINFDEKDRVQ; encoded by the coding sequence ATGAAACTACAGTATATCATTATTGCAAGTCTAATTTCAACCTCTATTTTCGGACAGGTAAAAAAAGACAGTATTAAAAACATTGAACAGATCAACCTTTTGGTAAAGAAAAAATTGCTGGAAAGAAAAGCTGACCGATTGATCTTTAATGTAGAAGCTTCCATCGCTTCTCAGGGAATGGATGCTTCGGAAACCCTGGCGAATGTTCCGATGCTGAAAGTGGATGAAAATATGGGCAGCATTTCAATTACAGGGAAAAGCAGCGTCAATGTGATGATTAACGGCAGAATGCTGAACCTTTCAGGAACCGCTCTCTTAAATTATCTGAAAGCTATCCGTTCAGAAAATATTGCTAAAATCGAGGTTATCACCACTCCACCGGCAAAGTATGAAGCACAGGGAAACAGCGGACTGATTAATATTATTCTGAAAAAAAATCCGAATCTAGGTTTTAGCGGAAATATCAATGCGAATTTAATCCAGAGAACCTATTCCGGATTCAGTGATAACGGCACATTGAATTATCAGACTGAAAAATTCAGCAGCAGTTTGAAATTTAATTATTATGATTCTGCAAAACGTACCGATGAAAATTATGATATTATCGGGATCTCAAAAAACTACAGCAATTCTGTAAGAAGAGACATGTGGAAAGAGGTAACTCCCAGCCTCACGATGTCGTATAAAATCAACAAAAATTCAGAAATTGGTGTAGAATATATTTATGCCCACCAAAAATCAGGGATGGATATTGTAAATACCACCAGAAACATCAGTGAAAATCAGGTAGAAGAGCAATTACTCACCAACACATTTCACCGCGAAAAACTTCCGACCCATACGCTGAGTGCTTATTACGATCTTAAGCTGGATTCTCTTGGAAAAAAATTAAGCATTGCCGGGAATTTTTATAAAAATAATTCCGATACGGAAGTAAATTTTTCTACTTTGAAAAGTTCAGATAATTCTGTTCAGGATGTAAAGACCACGTCTTTGATCTCGCCACAAATTTTCTCTGCACAGGCGGATCTGGAGCTTCCTTTTTCATTCGGAAATATCGAAACCGGTGTGAAATTTAATCAGTTTAAAAACGCTTCCGACTTACAATATTTCAATTTAGTCAATAATCAGTACGTTGCAGATCAAGAAAAAGCCAATCTTTTTAATTATCAGGAGGAAAATTATGCGGCCTATTTTAGTTATGCTAAAGGTTTTGGTGAGCATTGGGAAACAAAAGCCGGACTTCGTTATGAAAATACTTTTGCAGAAAGCTTTTCACCTTCTACCAATTCAAAAAATAAGTACAATTACGGACAATGGTTTCCATCTGCTTTCGTTTCTTATAAAAAAGACAAAAATGTATTTAGCCTTTCGTATTCAAGAAGAATCAACCGTCCGAGCATGAGTAATTTGAACCCTTTCCGATGGTATTCTAATCCGTATTCTTATTCTTCAGGAAATCCTTTATTAACACCATCCTATATTAATAATTTTGAACTAGGATATGTTTATAACAGTAAATTTTCTGCCAGCATTTATTATTTAAAACTAAAAAATGCGTTTGGACAAATCTCGTCCATTAAAGATAATGCTGAACTGGATATTATCGGAACTTACCTGAATTATTACAACAATAATTTTTACGGAATGAACTTTTCTTACACCGACACATTTTTTAAGTTCTGGGAAACCACTTTATCCGGAAATGCTTCCTATCAAACTTCTGACGTTTTCAATGTGAATGCCAAAACACAGAAGGGATACTCCGTAAGTTATTTATTCAATAATACTTTTACTTTAAACAAATCAAAAACGCTCGCCTTTTTCCTGAATTACAGCCAGGATTTACCTTACAAAAATGTCAATACTTCTTTCCAAAATTTCTCTAATTTAAATTCCGGAATTAAAATATCTCTGATGGAAAAACAATTACAAATTAATGCTACCGTAACGAATATTTTTGCCCAAAGATACCGCGGAAATATGACCTTTGCTGACAATACGCAATATATGAACAATTACTGGGACGGAAGAAGTTTTCGTTTGAGCGTAAATTATACTTTCGGTGGCAATAAGAAGAAAATCAGCAAGAAAAATATCAATTTCGACGAAAAAGACAGAGTTCAATAA
- a CDS encoding outer membrane beta-barrel family protein, giving the protein MKRTIIALFSIGSVLTYAQEKTNNQETKEKQIEEVTLTKTKKAVEQKADRTIFDFSEQPSLNSGSLMEGIKKLPGLVASEMVGMMYQGKPLEVYMDGRPLNISSNELTAFMEGMPANSVERIEIITQPGAEFPATSGSAILNIITSKSAKNYLTAVYNGGYRFSNYDKYRSRFNNSIALNSRNKWFGWQVNLGQYYRESLSDSEFDALSKNHSNSLGRTYYLNSAFTFELGKDRLLVNYDITHNNNGSSIVSDEFVNGFNRSNFTSDTKGLRQEASVTYQKKFSDKNRKLDFKFVYTNNDSEFNQQSSNSLNLLDNSSNFNVYNFKVDYSQPLKILDEGKVSFGGLFDQQDFKTKDRSIVNLDYTRQTTSGYVEFQAKLKKFDFIAGARAENYDITGVTRMFNTNNEVEQKDLNAFKKFKVFPNASIQYNLMKQLFVNLNYNKKISLPSVSLLNPNNTTLQNNTLTSNGNPNLQPTIYDNAEFKISAFDYAYISYNTSWVNNQIVQRVSRENNLIRNEQVQVNSLRTHNFSFGMPIPFMLFTKPFSELMKFNVNPDKMNLLYLYTGYQLQEMPDIKAKGFWIFSVMGQFILPKDVRLQANYNIIPARGNFYYFELEKPLNNALDITISKKFMTDRLNLSLYARDIFNQNKSVIIARSAGGSVYTSNKFDSRSFGISVNYKIPTKNKLAKEDPNMIKTTTQTENNGGVMSQGQ; this is encoded by the coding sequence ATGAAGAGAACAATTATTGCGCTATTTTCTATTGGGTCTGTACTAACGTATGCCCAGGAAAAAACTAATAACCAAGAAACGAAAGAGAAACAAATTGAAGAGGTAACTCTTACCAAAACTAAAAAAGCCGTTGAACAGAAAGCAGATCGTACGATCTTCGATTTTTCGGAGCAACCGAGCCTGAATTCCGGATCGTTGATGGAAGGAATTAAAAAACTTCCCGGTCTTGTTGCTTCGGAAATGGTAGGAATGATGTATCAGGGAAAACCTCTGGAAGTGTATATGGACGGAAGGCCGCTGAACATTTCCAGCAATGAGCTGACTGCCTTTATGGAAGGAATGCCCGCCAATTCGGTAGAGAGAATTGAGATCATTACTCAGCCCGGAGCAGAATTTCCGGCCACTTCGGGAAGTGCTATTTTGAATATCATCACCAGTAAATCGGCAAAAAACTATCTTACCGCAGTGTACAACGGAGGCTACCGATTTTCCAATTATGATAAATACAGAAGCAGATTCAACAATTCCATTGCGTTAAACTCAAGAAATAAATGGTTTGGATGGCAGGTGAATTTAGGTCAGTATTATCGTGAAAGCTTATCAGATTCTGAATTTGATGCGTTGAGTAAAAACCATTCCAACTCATTGGGGAGAACGTATTATCTGAATTCAGCTTTTACGTTTGAACTTGGAAAAGACCGATTGTTGGTAAATTATGACATTACGCACAATAACAACGGTTCGTCTATTGTTTCGGATGAATTTGTAAACGGATTCAACAGAAGTAATTTTACGAGTGATACAAAAGGTTTAAGACAGGAAGCTTCGGTAACGTATCAGAAAAAATTCAGTGATAAAAACAGAAAACTGGATTTTAAATTTGTGTATACCAATAATGATTCTGAATTTAATCAGCAAAGCAGCAACAGCCTAAACCTATTGGACAATTCATCCAACTTCAATGTGTATAATTTTAAGGTAGATTACTCACAGCCTTTAAAAATTTTAGATGAAGGAAAAGTAAGTTTCGGAGGTTTGTTTGATCAGCAGGACTTTAAAACAAAAGATCGAAGCATCGTTAATTTAGATTATACAAGACAAACGACTTCCGGATATGTGGAATTTCAGGCAAAGCTTAAAAAGTTTGATTTCATTGCCGGCGCAAGGGCTGAAAACTACGATATTACTGGAGTGACAAGAATGTTCAACACCAATAATGAGGTGGAGCAAAAGGATTTGAATGCATTTAAAAAATTCAAGGTATTTCCAAACGCAAGCATTCAGTATAACCTGATGAAGCAGCTTTTTGTCAATCTTAATTATAATAAGAAAATCAGTCTGCCAAGTGTATCATTATTGAATCCGAATAATACCACTTTACAGAACAATACCCTAACTTCCAACGGAAACCCGAATCTTCAGCCTACCATTTACGATAATGCTGAATTTAAGATCAGTGCATTCGATTATGCTTATATCAGTTACAACACAAGCTGGGTAAATAATCAGATCGTACAGAGAGTTTCCAGAGAAAATAATCTCATCAGAAATGAGCAGGTACAGGTTAACAGTTTGAGAACCCATAATTTCAGCTTTGGAATGCCGATTCCTTTTATGTTGTTTACAAAACCTTTCAGTGAGTTGATGAAGTTTAATGTAAACCCTGATAAAATGAATTTATTATATCTCTACACGGGATATCAACTTCAGGAAATGCCGGATATTAAAGCCAAAGGGTTCTGGATTTTCAGCGTGATGGGACAATTTATTTTACCAAAAGATGTTCGTCTACAGGCTAATTATAACATCATTCCGGCAAGAGGAAACTTCTATTATTTTGAGCTTGAAAAACCGCTTAATAATGCATTGGATATTACCATTTCAAAGAAATTCATGACGGACAGATTAAACCTTTCATTGTACGCGAGAGACATTTTTAATCAGAATAAAAGTGTGATCATCGCCCGTTCAGCAGGAGGAAGCGTTTATACATCCAATAAATTTGATAGCAGAAGCTTCGGAATTTCTGTTAATTATAAAATACCAACCAAAAACAAGCTGGCAAAAGAAGATCCGAATATGATCAAAACGACTACTCAAACCGAGAATAATGGTGGAGTGATGAGCCAAGGACAATAA
- a CDS encoding HesA/MoeB/ThiF family protein: MKNEDIFARYNRQIFIEEIGLEGQRKIMNSKVLIIGAGGLGTPVIQYLAAAGVGTLGVADFDEVELHNLNRQVIHNEKSVGISKVKSAELFVKNLNHHVNFIGIEKKIDDENGEEIISQFDLIIDGSDNFKTRYLVNDACVKLEKPLVYGSILGFSGQVAIFNYNGSKNLRDIFPEPPFDENLPDCDSLGVLGSLPGIVGSMMANLALKIITDLPLQFNQLTLIDTLNWRFQTIEF, encoded by the coding sequence ATGAAAAACGAAGACATCTTCGCAAGATATAACCGACAAATTTTCATCGAAGAAATCGGATTAGAAGGTCAGCGGAAAATAATGAATTCCAAAGTTTTGATCATTGGAGCAGGAGGTTTGGGTACCCCTGTTATTCAATATCTGGCGGCGGCGGGAGTCGGTACTTTAGGCGTTGCTGATTTTGATGAGGTTGAGCTCCATAATTTAAACCGACAAGTTATCCACAATGAAAAATCAGTTGGTATTTCTAAAGTGAAAAGTGCTGAATTGTTTGTGAAAAATCTCAATCACCATGTCAATTTTATTGGAATTGAAAAGAAAATTGATGATGAAAATGGTGAAGAAATTATTTCTCAATTTGATTTAATTATCGATGGTTCTGATAATTTCAAAACAAGATATTTGGTCAATGATGCTTGTGTAAAGTTGGAAAAACCTTTGGTTTACGGAAGTATTCTGGGTTTTTCGGGACAGGTTGCAATTTTCAATTACAATGGAAGCAAAAACCTAAGAGATATTTTCCCCGAACCACCTTTTGATGAAAACCTTCCGGATTGCGACAGTCTTGGAGTTTTAGGTTCTTTGCCTGGAATTGTGGGAAGCATGATGGCGAATTTAGCCTTAAAGATTATTACCGATCTGCCTTTGCAGTTTAATCAATTGACTTTGATCGATACCCTAAACTGGCGTTTCCAAACGATTGAATTTTAA
- the thiH gene encoding 2-iminoacetate synthase ThiH yields the protein MKSFKDFFEKYQWEEVKIKLEKVTLYDVETSLQKKNKTIEDFLNFLSPVAAQKLEVMAKMTQLLTQKRFGKTIQLYAPLYLSNECQNICTYCGFSLDNSIKRKTLSNIELMMEAMVLKSMGVNHVLLVSGEANKTVGIDYFLNAIKLLKPHFANISIEVQPLSEGEYLQLHEAGVNAVLVYQETYHQEVYKEYHPKGKKSNFNFRLETPDRIGKAGIHKMGLGVLLGLEDWRIDSFFNALHIDYLQKQYWRSKFSVSFPRLRPAEGIIEPNFIMSDKDLLQLICAYRIWNEDLEISISTRENEKFRNNIISLGATAMSAASKTNPGGYAVDKESLEQFETSDERSMEEMKNIIKKAGYDPIMKDWDAVYSGIQI from the coding sequence ATGAAGAGTTTTAAAGATTTTTTTGAAAAATATCAATGGGAAGAAGTGAAAATAAAGCTTGAAAAAGTGACATTATACGATGTCGAAACGAGTCTTCAGAAAAAGAATAAAACCATAGAAGATTTTTTGAATTTTCTTTCACCTGTTGCTGCTCAGAAATTAGAAGTCATGGCGAAAATGACTCAACTGCTTACTCAAAAACGTTTCGGGAAAACAATTCAGTTGTATGCGCCGCTGTATCTGAGTAATGAATGTCAGAATATTTGTACGTATTGCGGTTTTAGCTTAGATAATTCAATTAAAAGGAAAACACTTTCCAACATAGAATTGATGATGGAAGCAATGGTCTTGAAATCAATGGGAGTAAACCATGTTCTGTTGGTAAGCGGTGAAGCCAATAAAACGGTAGGAATTGATTATTTTCTGAATGCGATTAAGCTTTTAAAACCTCATTTCGCCAATATTTCGATTGAGGTTCAGCCTTTGTCGGAAGGAGAGTATCTGCAACTGCATGAGGCGGGAGTGAATGCAGTTTTGGTGTATCAGGAAACCTACCATCAGGAAGTGTATAAAGAATATCATCCGAAAGGAAAAAAGTCGAATTTCAATTTTCGGCTGGAAACCCCCGACAGAATCGGGAAAGCCGGGATTCATAAAATGGGATTGGGCGTTTTGTTGGGACTTGAAGATTGGAGAATTGACAGTTTTTTCAATGCACTTCACATCGATTATCTTCAAAAGCAGTATTGGAGAAGTAAATTTTCTGTTTCATTTCCGAGACTTAGACCAGCTGAAGGAATTATCGAACCGAATTTTATCATGTCCGATAAAGATTTACTACAATTAATCTGTGCCTACCGAATTTGGAATGAAGATCTGGAAATTTCAATTTCAACGAGAGAGAATGAAAAATTCAGGAATAATATCATTTCGTTGGGAGCAACGGCGATGAGCGCTGCATCAAAGACGAATCCTGGAGGTTACGCGGTAGATAAAGAATCACTGGAACAATTTGAAACCAGTGATGAAAGAAGCATGGAAGAAATGAAAAATATCATTAAAAAAGCTGGGTACGACCCAATAATGAAAGATTGGGACGCTGTTTATAGTGGAATTCAAATTTAA
- a CDS encoding thiazole synthase has product MKNQELRIADRTFESRLFLGTGKFGSLSEMAESIIASGSEMVTMALKRIDSESTEGDLLSSLQSTNVHLLPNTSGARTAKEAVLAAQLAREALETNWVKLEIHPDPKYLLPDPIETLYATEELAKLGFIVMPYIHADPVLCKRLEDAGTAVVMPLGAPIGTNKGLKTLDFLEIIIAQSNVPVVVDAGIGAPSDAAKAMEMGADAVLVNTAIAVAQNPINMALAFKEGVIAGRRAFESGLGAIGNHAEASSPLTSFLFD; this is encoded by the coding sequence ATGAAAAATCAAGAATTAAGAATAGCAGACAGAACTTTTGAATCCCGATTGTTTTTAGGAACAGGAAAATTCGGAAGTCTTTCAGAAATGGCAGAATCTATCATCGCTTCAGGTTCAGAAATGGTAACCATGGCGTTGAAGAGAATCGATTCTGAATCTACGGAGGGAGATTTATTAAGCTCTTTACAATCTACAAACGTTCATCTTTTACCGAATACTTCAGGGGCAAGAACGGCTAAGGAAGCAGTTTTGGCAGCACAATTGGCAAGAGAAGCCTTGGAAACCAACTGGGTGAAGTTAGAAATTCATCCCGATCCAAAATATCTGTTGCCTGACCCGATTGAAACATTGTATGCTACGGAAGAATTGGCAAAATTAGGATTTATCGTCATGCCTTACATTCATGCAGATCCGGTTTTGTGTAAACGCTTGGAAGATGCGGGAACAGCGGTGGTAATGCCTCTGGGAGCACCAATCGGAACGAATAAAGGTTTAAAAACTTTAGATTTTTTAGAAATTATTATCGCTCAGAGTAATGTTCCGGTTGTTGTAGATGCTGGAATTGGTGCGCCTTCCGATGCGGCGAAAGCCATGGAAATGGGTGCTGATGCAGTGTTAGTGAATACAGCGATTGCAGTGGCGCAAAATCCTATCAATATGGCGTTGGCTTTTAAAGAAGGAGTAATTGCCGGAAGAAGAGCTTTTGAATCTGGTTTGGGAGCGATTGGAAATCATGCTGAAGCTTCAAGTCCGTTGACTTCATTTTTATTTGATTGA
- the thiE gene encoding thiamine phosphate synthase: protein MEKLQYLSQGFTIEDQELNIRKALDNGVKWIQVRWKNAPENEFIRLCEISKKLCADNQAVCIINDHVQIAKEIDADGVHLGLKDTSIEIARHILGENKIIGGTANKISDVLQRMAESCDYIGLGPLRFTSTKEQLSPILGFEGYQNIIDGLKEKSAEIPKIFAIGGVVLEDIELLQQIGIYGVAVSGQITNEPAVVTKFKKVLQ from the coding sequence ATGGAAAAATTACAATACCTCTCTCAAGGATTTACCATAGAAGATCAGGAACTGAACATCCGAAAAGCACTTGACAACGGAGTAAAATGGATTCAGGTTCGCTGGAAAAATGCTCCCGAAAATGAATTCATCAGGCTTTGTGAAATTTCAAAAAAATTATGTGCAGATAACCAAGCGGTTTGTATCATCAACGATCATGTTCAAATTGCAAAAGAAATTGATGCCGACGGCGTTCATTTAGGTTTAAAAGATACATCCATTGAAATTGCCAGACACATTTTAGGAGAAAATAAAATCATTGGTGGAACGGCAAATAAGATTTCAGATGTTCTTCAGAGAATGGCTGAATCTTGTGATTATATTGGTTTGGGTCCCTTAAGATTTACGTCAACTAAAGAACAGTTAAGCCCGATTTTAGGATTTGAAGGCTATCAAAATATCATTGATGGCTTAAAAGAAAAATCAGCAGAAATTCCAAAAATATTTGCCATTGGTGGAGTCGTTTTGGAAGATATTGAATTATTACAACAAATCGGAATTTATGGAGTCGCAGTTTCTGGACAAATTACTAATGAGCCAGCGGTTGTGACTAAATTTAAAAAGGTATTACAATGA